Genomic window (Neorhizobium galegae bv. orientalis str. HAMBI 540):
GCATCGATCTCGTGCTTTATTCGCTCGCCAGCTCCTCGCTTGGCATCGTCGATAAGAAGACCGCCATGTCGCATGAGGCGAACGGCGATTTCGGCGCCGCCTGGCTTGCCGCCAACTCGGCCGGCAGCGGTCCTTTCACGCTTTCGCAATGGCGTCCGAACGACATCGCCGTCTTCGAAGCCAACAAGAAATACTGGGGCGGTGTCCCGGCCATGGCCCGCGTCATCACCCGGCATATCCCCGAATCCGGCAACCTGCGCCTTCAGCTGCAGGCCGGCGACGTGGATGTCGGCCAGTATCTCGCAAGCGGCGACCTGGATGCGCTGGCGAACGACAAGAAGATGGTGATCGACAATGTTCCGGGTCTCGGCTTCTATTATATCGCGCTGAACCAGAAAGACCCCGATCTGCAGAAGCCTCTGGTCCGCGAAGCATTCCAGCATGCTTTCGACTGGAAGGCGATCTCCGGCAATATCATGCGCTATACCGGCTTCCCGTGGCAGTCCGTCGTGCCGAAGGGCATGATCGGCGCACCGGCCGATAATACATCCCGTTACGACTACGACCCGGCCAAGGCCAAGGCCTTGCTGGCGCAGGCCGGTTATCCGAATGGCCTCAAGAAGGTGCTGAACCCGTCGGGTGCCGCAACATTGCCGTTCACCGAAGCCCTGCAGGCAAGCGCCCGTGCGGCCGGCTTCGACCTTAACCTCGTGCCCGGCGAATACACACCAGCCTTCCGCGAGCGCAAATACGAAATCCTGCTCGGCAATTCCGGTGCCCGCCTGCCCGATCCGTTCGCGGTCGCCACCCAATATGCCTACAACCCGGATAATCGCGACGAGGCTCGTCTCGGCAGCTATTACCTGTGGCGCACCGCCATGCAGGTTCCGGAGCTGAACACCCTTGTCGATCAGTCGATGAAGGAACGCGATACGACCAAGCGCACGGAAATATTCAAGAAGATTGATGAGATCTACAAGGGCATGAACCCGCCGCTGATCGTCTTCTTCCAGCGCACCGACCCCTATGTTATTCGCGCCAATGTCAAGGGTTATCAGGGACATACGACCTGGTCGACCCGTTGGCACGACGTGACGAAAACCAAGGAGTAGGATTGACGTGGCCAGCGTGGACATGACGACACGAGACAACTCGCCCGTACCGACCACGACTGGTCCCGCCACCAATGGCCCGGTCGATGACATGCCGGATGATGGCATCAAGCTTGCCGTCCGTCACTTCATCGGTCGCGTCGTCGCTGTGGTGACGACGCTGCTGGGGCTGCTCTTCCTGACCTTCTCGATGGGACGCCTGCTGCCGGCCGATCCGGTTCTGGCGATCACCGGACCCGAGGTCAGCAAGGAAGTCTACGACCGAGTTTTCAAGCAACTCGGGCTCGACCAGCCCGTCTACATCCAGTTCCTCAGCTATGTGAAAAGAGTGCTGACCGGCGATCTCGGCGTCTCCGCGATCACCGGCCAGCCCATCGTCACCGACCTGCTGTCGATCTTTCCGGCGACGATCGAACTGACCCTGGTGGCGATGATCGTCGGCACTATCGTTGGCGTGCCACTCGGCATCACGGCTGCGGTTCATCGCGGCAAGCCGATCGACCATGTCGCCCGTATCGTCGGTCTTGCAGGCCATTCGATCCCGACCTTCTGGATGGGTCTGATGGCGCTCTTCATCTTCTATGCCAAGCTGCAATGGGTCGGCGCATCGGGGCGCGTCGATGTCTATTACGAAGGTATCGTCACGCCGGTGACCGGCTTTCTGCTGCTCGATTCCGCCATGGAAGGCAATTGGGACGTCTTCCAGAATGCGCTCGGCCACATCATCCTGCCCGGCTCGATCCTCGGTTATTATTCCGTCGCCTATATCAGCCGCATGTCGCGCAGCTTCATGCTGGAGCAGCTCGGCCAGGAATACATCATCACGGCGCGCGCCAAGGGGCTGGCCTCCCGCCAGGTGATCTGGCGCCATGCCTTCCGCAACATCCGCGTCCAGCTCCTGACCATCATAGCGCTGACGCTCGGCGGCCTGCTTGAAGGCGCGGTGCTGATCGAGACCGTCTTTGCCTGGCCGGGGCTCGGCCAGTATCTCACCCGCGGCCTGCAGATGAACGACATGAATGTTGTCATGGGTGCGGTTCTCACCATCGGGATCGTCTTCCTGATCATCAACATCACGTCGGATGTGCTCTACCGCATCCTCGACCCGAGAACACGGTGATAGATATGGCGATACCCATTTCCCCATCTCGCCCCACGCCTCCCGGCATTCGCGGCTGGCTTCTCGCCCCTGAACCCAAGGGTACGCTGCATGCGTCTCTGCAGCAATTCTACCAGGGCTGGCTGAAATTCCGTGAACATCCGCTCGGCGTCGTTGGCCTAGTGGTTATCCTGATCCTCATCATAACCGCCGCCGCTGCCCCGCTTCTGACGCAATACGATCCGATCGCCCAGAACATGGCGATCCGCCTGTCGCCCCCCTCCTGGGACCACATTCTCGGAACCGACAATTTCGGTCGCGACGTCTTCGCCCGCATCATTTACGGCGCACGCACGACGCTCGACATCATCATCCTCGTGACGATCATCGTCGCACCGATCGGGCTCTTGATCGGCACCTGCTCCGGTTATTTCGGCGGCATTGTCGATGAGGTGCTGATGCGCATCACGGATATCTTCCTCTCCTTCCCCGGTCTCGTATTGGCGCTCGGCTTTGCGGCAGCTCTCGGTCCCGGCATCACCAATGCGATCATCGCGATCTCGCTGACTGCCTGGCCGCCGATCGCCCGCCTCGCCCGCGCCGAAACGCTGAGCCTCAGGCAAATGGACTATATCGCCGCGGTGCGGCTGCAAGGCGCATCCTCGGCCGCCGTCATCATGCGCCATATTCTGCCGATGTGCGTACCCTCGGTCATCGTCCGCGTGACGCTCAACATGGCCGGCATCATCCTGACCGCCGCCGGCCTCGGCTTCCTCGGCCTTGGCGCCCAGCCGCCATGGCCGGAATGGGGCGCGATGGCCGCCACCGGCCGCGAGTTCATGCTCGACAGCCCCTGGGTTATCGCCGCACCCGGCATTGCAATCGCAGTCGTCAGCCTTGCTTTCAACCTCGTCGGCGATGCCCTGCGCGACGTACTCGACCCCAGAGGTGGCGAATGACCGAACCGCTCATCGATGTCAGAAATATGGAAATCTCCTTCGCCCACGGCTTCGTGAAAGCTGTGCGCGGCGTGAGCTTCCAACTCGGCCGCGAAAAGCTCGGCATCGTCGGCGAATCCGGCTCCGGCAAATCGACCGTCGGCCGGGCCATCATGCGGCTCCTGCCGCCGACCGCAAAGGTCACCGCCGACCGGATGACGTTCAAAGGCACCGATATTCTGGCCGCCAGTGAAAAGCAGATGATGGATATCCGCGGCAAGCAGATCGGCCTCATCCTGCAGGACCCGAAATATTCGCTAAACCCGGTCATGCGCGTCGGCGAGCAGATCGCCGAGACCTATCGGCTGCATTATCCGAAAGCCGGCAAGAAGGCCGCTGAGAAGAAGGTGCTGGAAATGCTGGAAGCGGTAAAGATCCGCGATCCGCAGCGCGTCTTCCGGCTCTATCCGCACGAAGTCTCAGGCGGCATGGGTCAGCGCATCATGATCGCCATGATGCTGATCGCCGAGCCGGAAGTACTGATCGCCGACGAACCCACGTCGGCGCTCGACGTGACCGTGCGCCTCGACGTTCTGGCGCTGCTCGACGAACTGATCGCCCGGCGCAACCTCGGCCTGATCTTCATCAGCCACGATTTGAACCTGATCCGTAAATTCTGCGACCGGGTGCTGATCATGTATGCGGGACGCGTCGTCGAAGTGCTGAAGGCGTCCGAACTCGATAATGCCCAGCACCCCTATACCCAAGGGCTGCTCGCCTCGCTGCCGTCCATCGAAAACCCGCCGGCACGCCTGCCGACGCTGACGCGCGATCCGTCCTGGCTGACGCAACCCACGATCGGAGTGCCGTCATGATCGACGTCGAAAACCTCACCGTGCGGTTTGGCCCGCGCACGCCGCTCGTTGTGAAGGGCATCAGCTTCACCGTCGAACGCGGGAAATCCTTCGGCCTCGTCGGCGAATCCGGCTGCGGCAAATCCACCGTGCTCCGCGCGATTTCCGGCCTCAACCGCAATTACGGCGGACGGATTTCGCTGGATGGCAAGCCGCTGGAGCCGGAACGGAGCAAAGCCTTCTTCCGCGACGTCCAGATGGTCTTCCAGGACCCCTACGGCTCGCTGCATCCGCGCAAGACAGTTCGCTCGCAGTTGATCGAACCACTGCGCAATCAGAACCTGCCGATCAAGGAAAACGCTGTTTCCGACGTGCTGAAAGCAGTCGGTCTCGATCCCGGCCTGGGCTATCGGTTCCCGCATCAGCTTTCCGGCGGCCAGCGGCAGCGCGTCGCGATCGCCCGCGCATTGATCCTCGACCCGCCTGTTCTGTTGCTCGACGAGCCGACCTCGGCGCTCGACGTTTCCGTGCAGGCGGAAATCCTCAATCTGCTCGCCGACCTGCAGAAGGAACGCGGGTTGACCTACCTGCTGGTGAGCCACGACATGGCCGTCATTGCGCATCTCTGCAGCCGCGTCGCGATCATGAACGGCGGCGAGGTCGTCGAGGAAACCGGCATCGAGCAGATCCGCTCGGGCCATGTCCAGCACCCATATTCCCAACGGCTTCTTTCCGCCAGCCGCGCTTACGGCAAGCAGGAAATGCGCCCGGTCGAGGTCATGAACTCGGCCTGATTCCAACGGGCGTCCAGCGCCGGGGCGCTGGGCAAGACCGTTCCTCGACGATTTTTCCACTCACCCCTGAACCGGGAGCCTGAAGCCATGCCCAATTTTTCCGTGACACCCGAAATGCTTGCGAAATCGGTGCTCTCCGTGCCGCCCCTGGCACGCAAGGCCGACTACACGCTCGACCGCGAAGGCAACCGCCAGATTCTGGCGCATCTGGCGCAAGGCGGCGTGACGACAGCGCTTTATGGCGGCAACGCCAACCTCTACAACATCTCCGTCCGCGAATTCGCGGAGATGGTCGACATGCTGAAGGAGATCGCCCCCTCCGGCACCTGGCTTATCCCTTCGGTCGGTCCGGACTACGGCAAGTCGCTGGACCAGATCGCAATTCTCAAGGACCACGACCTGCCGACTGCGATGGTCCTGCCCCTGAATTTTCCGGTGACTTCGGCCGGCGTCGCAACCGGCCTTCGCCGCATCGCCGACGCCTACGGGCGGCCGATCATCGCCTATGTGAAATCGCTCGACTACATTTCGGCGGCCGATCTCGCGGCCGTCGTTACGGATGGAGCGATCTGCACGATCAAATACGCGGTCGTCCGGCAGAACCCGAAGGAAGATATCTACCTCTCCGAGCTCGTCCAGAAGGTCGATCGCAAGATCATCATCTCCGGCATCGGCGAGCGGCCGGCGATCAGCCACCTGATGGATTTCGGTCTGCAGGGCTTCACTTCCGGCTCCGTCTGCGTCGCACCCGCCATGTCCACCGGTATCCTGAAAGCACTGAAGGCCGGCAATGTCGCCGAGGCGGAACGGCTGCGGGCCTTCTTCATGGGGCTGGAAGACCTGCGCGACGGCGTATCGCCGCTCCGCGTCCTGCATGAAGCGGTCGCGACCGCCGGCATTGC
Coding sequences:
- a CDS encoding dihydrodipicolinate synthase family protein → MPNFSVTPEMLAKSVLSVPPLARKADYTLDREGNRQILAHLAQGGVTTALYGGNANLYNISVREFAEMVDMLKEIAPSGTWLIPSVGPDYGKSLDQIAILKDHDLPTAMVLPLNFPVTSAGVATGLRRIADAYGRPIIAYVKSLDYISAADLAAVVTDGAICTIKYAVVRQNPKEDIYLSELVQKVDRKIIISGIGERPAISHLMDFGLQGFTSGSVCVAPAMSTGILKALKAGNVAEAERLRAFFMGLEDLRDGVSPLRVLHEAVATAGIADTGPILPFLENITDAKVLSAITAASQKLLAADRAYQSGQVEKQVERA
- a CDS encoding ABC transporter permease, whose amino-acid sequence is MASVDMTTRDNSPVPTTTGPATNGPVDDMPDDGIKLAVRHFIGRVVAVVTTLLGLLFLTFSMGRLLPADPVLAITGPEVSKEVYDRVFKQLGLDQPVYIQFLSYVKRVLTGDLGVSAITGQPIVTDLLSIFPATIELTLVAMIVGTIVGVPLGITAAVHRGKPIDHVARIVGLAGHSIPTFWMGLMALFIFYAKLQWVGASGRVDVYYEGIVTPVTGFLLLDSAMEGNWDVFQNALGHIILPGSILGYYSVAYISRMSRSFMLEQLGQEYIITARAKGLASRQVIWRHAFRNIRVQLLTIIALTLGGLLEGAVLIETVFAWPGLGQYLTRGLQMNDMNVVMGAVLTIGIVFLIINITSDVLYRILDPRTR
- a CDS encoding ABC transporter substrate-binding protein; the encoded protein is MAATFLVAAALTVPQGAALAASPPNMLVIGTNLTGIRTLDPADNNARTVSELISNIYDNLVQLPQNDLQKLQPMLATKWSASADGKLITITLRSDATFQSGNPVTAEDAAWSIQRVIKRGQVGSTDIALWGFTADNVEKLVRAKDAQTLEIELPIQVSIDLVLYSLASSSLGIVDKKTAMSHEANGDFGAAWLAANSAGSGPFTLSQWRPNDIAVFEANKKYWGGVPAMARVITRHIPESGNLRLQLQAGDVDVGQYLASGDLDALANDKKMVIDNVPGLGFYYIALNQKDPDLQKPLVREAFQHAFDWKAISGNIMRYTGFPWQSVVPKGMIGAPADNTSRYDYDPAKAKALLAQAGYPNGLKKVLNPSGAATLPFTEALQASARAAGFDLNLVPGEYTPAFRERKYEILLGNSGARLPDPFAVATQYAYNPDNRDEARLGSYYLWRTAMQVPELNTLVDQSMKERDTTKRTEIFKKIDEIYKGMNPPLIVFFQRTDPYVIRANVKGYQGHTTWSTRWHDVTKTKE
- a CDS encoding ABC transporter ATP-binding protein — protein: MTEPLIDVRNMEISFAHGFVKAVRGVSFQLGREKLGIVGESGSGKSTVGRAIMRLLPPTAKVTADRMTFKGTDILAASEKQMMDIRGKQIGLILQDPKYSLNPVMRVGEQIAETYRLHYPKAGKKAAEKKVLEMLEAVKIRDPQRVFRLYPHEVSGGMGQRIMIAMMLIAEPEVLIADEPTSALDVTVRLDVLALLDELIARRNLGLIFISHDLNLIRKFCDRVLIMYAGRVVEVLKASELDNAQHPYTQGLLASLPSIENPPARLPTLTRDPSWLTQPTIGVPS
- a CDS encoding ABC transporter permease, giving the protein MAIPISPSRPTPPGIRGWLLAPEPKGTLHASLQQFYQGWLKFREHPLGVVGLVVILILIITAAAAPLLTQYDPIAQNMAIRLSPPSWDHILGTDNFGRDVFARIIYGARTTLDIIILVTIIVAPIGLLIGTCSGYFGGIVDEVLMRITDIFLSFPGLVLALGFAAALGPGITNAIIAISLTAWPPIARLARAETLSLRQMDYIAAVRLQGASSAAVIMRHILPMCVPSVIVRVTLNMAGIILTAAGLGFLGLGAQPPWPEWGAMAATGREFMLDSPWVIAAPGIAIAVVSLAFNLVGDALRDVLDPRGGE
- a CDS encoding ABC transporter ATP-binding protein, encoding MIDVENLTVRFGPRTPLVVKGISFTVERGKSFGLVGESGCGKSTVLRAISGLNRNYGGRISLDGKPLEPERSKAFFRDVQMVFQDPYGSLHPRKTVRSQLIEPLRNQNLPIKENAVSDVLKAVGLDPGLGYRFPHQLSGGQRQRVAIARALILDPPVLLLDEPTSALDVSVQAEILNLLADLQKERGLTYLLVSHDMAVIAHLCSRVAIMNGGEVVEETGIEQIRSGHVQHPYSQRLLSASRAYGKQEMRPVEVMNSA